One window from the genome of Pseudomonas sp. L5B5 encodes:
- a CDS encoding calcium:proton antiporter, translated as MSEHSRLVPLTTWLRLAGSWLVVGLFFFLGDDLLGGPLDPLNASWIFLLLFSTILIASFGVVHEADHLAGQLGEPYGTLILTLSIVSIEVILIASMLLGPGDLPTIGRDSIFAVMMIIMNLVIGLCLIVGSARNGEQEYNAQGAGSYVSMIVLLTGIALLLPNFTSRAGEFSATQAVGISLITLLLYAAFLGMQMKSHRRLFIQPPAGCMQVPQVREAGHEPLQGPLNKRELILRTLVLLGLILPIVLLAHYLAVVTDYGIEKAGAPVAVGGVLIAIIVFTPESITAVKAALNNEMQRALNLCLGAFVSTVGLTVPAVLVIGLVTHKQVIMGLSGAEMLLFAITALLTLVSFNGQRTSAIQGFMHLATFMVFGLLLFYP; from the coding sequence ATGAGCGAACATTCTCGATTAGTGCCGCTGACAACCTGGTTGCGCCTTGCGGGCTCCTGGCTGGTGGTGGGCCTGTTCTTTTTCCTGGGGGACGACCTGTTGGGTGGGCCCCTCGATCCGCTGAACGCCAGCTGGATCTTCCTGCTGTTGTTCAGCACGATCCTGATCGCCTCCTTTGGCGTGGTGCACGAGGCGGACCATCTTGCCGGACAGCTGGGCGAACCCTACGGGACGCTGATCCTGACCCTGTCCATCGTTTCGATCGAGGTGATCCTGATTGCCTCCATGCTGCTGGGGCCCGGGGATCTGCCGACCATTGGCAGGGATTCGATCTTCGCGGTCATGATGATCATCATGAACCTGGTCATTGGCCTGTGCCTGATCGTGGGTTCGGCCAGAAACGGCGAGCAGGAGTACAACGCCCAGGGGGCCGGTTCGTATGTGTCGATGATCGTGCTGCTGACGGGGATTGCCCTGCTGTTGCCCAACTTCACCTCCCGCGCCGGTGAATTCAGCGCCACCCAGGCGGTGGGGATCTCGCTCATTACCTTGCTGTTGTACGCAGCCTTCCTGGGGATGCAGATGAAGAGCCATCGGCGGTTGTTCATCCAGCCGCCGGCAGGTTGCATGCAGGTCCCCCAGGTGCGCGAGGCCGGCCATGAGCCCCTCCAGGGCCCACTGAACAAGCGTGAGCTGATCCTGCGCACCCTGGTGCTGCTTGGCCTGATCCTGCCCATCGTCCTGCTGGCTCATTACCTGGCGGTGGTCACCGACTACGGCATCGAGAAGGCCGGGGCGCCAGTGGCAGTGGGCGGCGTGCTGATCGCGATCATCGTGTTCACCCCTGAATCGATCACGGCGGTGAAGGCCGCCCTCAACAATGAAATGCAGCGCGCCCTGAACCTGTGCCTGGGGGCCTTCGTCTCCACGGTGGGGCTGACGGTGCCCGCCGTCCTGGTGATCGGGCTGGTCACCCACAAGCAGGTGATCATGGGGTTGTCCGGCGCCGAGATGCTGCTGTTCGCCATCACTGCACTGCTGACCCTGGTGAGCTTCAACGGCCAGCGTACCTCTGCCATCCAGGGCTTCATGCACCTGGCCACCTTCATGGTCTTCGGGCTGCTGCTTTTCTATCCTTGA
- a CDS encoding MBL fold metallo-hydrolase, protein MRSTQGGEASSSGIEHLDIGRVSIFFGDRHGKYPDGNQVLIQGTDTLAAFDTPIVSNFIGARFDATELVVLGHAHEDHIAGLHRLPDASVHVHQADLPAARSWQGLAAAFGISDQEQARVMLERLEQQFFYAPRPDAQGYEDGACWELGRSRVRAFHMPGHTVGHTVLLVEPEGVAFIGDIDLTGFGPYYGDASSNLGDFRRSLQRLPDIPAKVWVTSHHRGVYTDRERFLEALAAFAGKLDERENRLLAWLDEQPLSLEQLVQRGLLYPPGYAAPWVADAERRTISQHLAELQQAARVQLDERGYYRPG, encoded by the coding sequence ATGCGATCTACCCAGGGTGGCGAGGCTTCATCTTCAGGAATCGAGCACCTGGATATCGGTCGCGTCTCGATATTTTTCGGCGATCGCCATGGCAAGTATCCGGATGGTAACCAGGTACTGATCCAGGGAACGGATACCCTGGCGGCGTTCGATACCCCGATCGTCTCCAATTTCATTGGCGCCCGGTTCGATGCCACCGAGTTGGTGGTGCTGGGCCATGCCCACGAAGACCACATCGCAGGCCTGCACCGCCTGCCGGACGCCAGCGTCCACGTGCATCAGGCGGACTTGCCCGCCGCACGCAGCTGGCAGGGCCTGGCGGCCGCGTTTGGCATCAGCGACCAGGAGCAGGCCAGGGTCATGCTCGAACGTTTAGAACAACAGTTCTTCTACGCCCCGCGCCCCGACGCCCAGGGTTATGAGGACGGTGCCTGCTGGGAGCTGGGCCGCTCCAGGGTCCGGGCCTTCCACATGCCCGGGCATACCGTCGGTCACACGGTGTTGCTGGTGGAGCCCGAGGGCGTGGCCTTCATTGGCGATATCGACCTGACCGGTTTCGGCCCCTACTACGGCGATGCCAGCTCCAACCTCGGGGACTTTCGCCGCAGCCTGCAGCGCTTGCCGGATATCCCGGCCAAGGTCTGGGTCACGTCCCACCACCGTGGCGTCTACACCGACCGTGAACGCTTCCTTGAGGCCCTCGCCGCGTTCGCCGGCAAGCTCGATGAGCGCGAAAACCGGCTCCTGGCCTGGCTGGACGAACAGCCACTGAGCCTTGAACAACTGGTGCAACGCGGGTTGTTGTACCCGCCGGGGTACGCCGCGCCCTGGGTCGCCGATGCCGAGCGGCGCACCATTTCCCAGCACCTGGCCGAGCTGCAGCAGGCGGCGCGGGTGCAACTGGATGAGCGCGGCTACTACCGTCCTGGCTGA
- a CDS encoding efflux transporter outer membrane subunit, with product MRTPAFTVSALLIALALGGCSMAPTYERPTAPVADSWNDSPAQQGRQASELDWQAFIVDPQLRRLVGTALDNNRSLRQTLLDIEQARAQYRIQRADRLPGLNAGTSGNRQRLPSDLSSSGRGGVASTYQVGLSLPEYEVDLFGRVKSLSDAALQQYLATEEAGRSARIALIAEVTQAYLVHDGAQRRLVLTQQTLASREYSFALISRHRAVGNATALDYQEALGLVEQSRADEEAALRQKQQAFNALVLLLGTPDAARSIPEKLSEQPLLVQDIAAGSPSSLIERRPDILAAEHRLQARNADIGAARAAFFPRITLTGSFGTSSAQMSGLFDGGSRSWSFIPTLSLPIFDGGRNRAGLSLAEARKDSAVAAYEGTIQTAFREVADALAATDTLRREEQARRALANTSSESLKLAKARYEGGIDSHLRYLDAQRSNFANETAFIEISTQRQVALVDLFRSLGGGWQDSQQRQLAQRQD from the coding sequence ATGCGTACCCCCGCTTTTACCGTATCGGCGCTGCTGATCGCCCTGGCCTTGGGTGGCTGCTCCATGGCCCCGACCTACGAGCGCCCGACGGCGCCCGTAGCCGACAGCTGGAACGATTCGCCCGCCCAGCAGGGGCGCCAGGCCAGTGAACTGGACTGGCAAGCCTTCATCGTCGACCCACAACTGCGCCGTCTGGTTGGCACTGCGCTGGACAACAACCGTTCGTTGCGCCAGACCCTGCTGGACATCGAACAGGCCCGGGCGCAGTACCGCATCCAGCGGGCCGACCGGCTTCCAGGCCTGAACGCAGGAACCTCGGGCAACCGCCAGCGCCTGCCATCGGACCTGTCCAGCAGTGGCCGGGGTGGCGTGGCCAGCACCTATCAGGTCGGCCTGTCGCTGCCGGAGTACGAAGTGGACCTGTTCGGTCGGGTCAAGAGCCTCAGCGACGCCGCATTGCAGCAGTACCTGGCCACCGAGGAGGCCGGGCGCTCGGCGCGCATCGCGCTGATCGCCGAGGTCACCCAGGCCTACCTGGTCCATGATGGTGCCCAGCGCCGCCTGGTCCTGACCCAGCAGACCCTGGCCAGCCGCGAATACTCCTTCGCCCTGATCAGCCGCCACCGTGCGGTAGGTAATGCCACCGCGCTGGACTACCAGGAAGCGCTGGGGCTGGTGGAGCAGTCCCGGGCCGATGAGGAGGCCGCCTTGCGCCAGAAGCAGCAGGCGTTCAATGCCCTGGTGCTGTTGCTGGGCACCCCGGATGCGGCCAGGTCGATTCCCGAGAAACTGTCGGAGCAGCCGCTGCTGGTGCAGGACATCGCTGCCGGTTCGCCCTCGTCGCTGATCGAGCGCCGGCCGGACATCCTCGCTGCCGAACACCGCCTGCAAGCGCGCAATGCCGATATCGGCGCTGCGCGGGCAGCGTTCTTCCCGCGGATCACCTTGACCGGCAGCTTCGGCACCTCCAGTGCGCAGATGTCGGGGCTGTTCGATGGCGGCTCGCGCTCCTGGAGCTTCATCCCGACGCTGTCGCTGCCGATCTTCGATGGCGGGCGCAACCGCGCCGGCTTGAGCCTGGCCGAGGCGCGCAAGGATTCGGCGGTGGCGGCCTACGAGGGCACGATCCAGACCGCGTTCCGCGAAGTGGCGGACGCCCTGGCGGCCACCGACACCCTGCGCCGTGAAGAACAGGCGCGCAGAGCCCTGGCCAACACCAGCAGCGAATCGCTGAAGCTGGCCAAGGCGCGTTATGAAGGCGGCATCGACAGCCACCTGCGCTACCTGGACGCCCAGCGCAGCAATTTTGCCAACGAAACGGCGTTCATCGAGATCAGCACCCAGCGCCAGGTCGCCCTGGTGGATCTGTTCCGCTCCCTGGGCGGCGGCTGGCAGGACTCGCAACAGCGGCAACTGGCGCAACGCCAGGATTAG
- a CDS encoding efflux RND transporter permease subunit: MSDFFIKRPNFAWVVALFISLAGLLIISKLPVAQYPNVAPPQITVTATYPGASAKVLVESVTSVLEESLNGAKNLLYFESTNNSNGSAEIVVTFQPGTDPDLAQVDVQNRLKKAEARMPQAVLTQGLQVEQSSAGFLLIYALNYKEGTERTDTTALGDYAARNINNELRRLPGVGKLQFFSSEAAMRVWIDPQKLVGYGLSIDDVSSAIRGQNVQVPAGAFGSAPGTSEQELTATLAVKGTLDNPQEFGQIVLRSNPDGSTVKLADVARLEVGSESYNISSRLNGTPAVGGAIQLSPGANAIQTATLVKERLAELAQFLPSDMQYSVPYDTSRFVDVAIEKVIHTLLEAMVLVFLVMFLFLQNVRYTLIPSIVVPVCLLGTLAVMYLLGFSVNMMTMFGMVLAIGILVDDAIVVVENVERIMAEEGLSPTEATIKAMKQVSGAIVGITLVLSAVFMPLAFMSGSVGVIYQQFSVSLAISILFSGFLALTFTPALCATLLKPVPEGHHEKRGFFGAFNRGFARVTERYSLLSSGLVKRAGRFMLVYAGIVAVLGYTYLRLPEAFVPSEDLGYMIVDVQLPPGASRMRTDATGKELEQYLMSRNAVQATFLVSGFSFSGQGDNAALAFPVFKDWSERGKQESAAAEVAALNEHFALPSDGTIMGVSPPPIDGLGNSGGFALRLMDRGGLGRDALLQARDTLLGQINGNPKFLYGMMEGLAEAPQLRLVIDREKARAQGVNFETISSTLSSAFGSDVVNDFTNAGRQQRVVIQAEQGARMTPESVLKLYVPNNKGAQVPLSAFVTTKWEEGPVQVVRYNGYPSIRIVGDAGPGYSTGQAMAEVEQLASQLPAGIGYEWTGLSYQEKVSAGQASSLFALAILVVFLLLVALYESWSIPLSVMLIVPIGAIGAVLAVMVMGMPNDVYFKVGLITIIGLSAKNAILIVEFAKELWEKGYSLRDAAIEAARLRFRPIIMTSMAFILGVVPLAIATGAGAASQRAIGTGVIGGMLSATLLGVLFVPICFVWLLSVLRTKRPVTDQPALAQE, from the coding sequence ATGTCTGATTTTTTCATCAAGCGCCCGAATTTTGCCTGGGTGGTGGCGCTGTTCATTTCCCTGGCCGGTCTGCTGATCATTTCCAAGTTGCCAGTGGCGCAGTACCCAAACGTCGCACCACCGCAGATTACCGTGACCGCGACCTATCCGGGTGCTTCGGCCAAGGTGCTGGTGGAGTCGGTTACCAGCGTGCTCGAAGAGTCGCTCAACGGTGCCAAGAACCTGCTGTATTTCGAGTCCACCAACAACTCCAACGGCAGCGCCGAAATCGTCGTGACCTTCCAGCCGGGCACCGACCCGGACCTGGCCCAGGTCGACGTGCAGAACCGCCTGAAGAAGGCCGAGGCACGCATGCCCCAGGCCGTGCTCACCCAGGGCCTGCAGGTCGAGCAGAGCAGCGCCGGGTTCCTGTTGATCTACGCCCTGAACTACAAGGAAGGTACAGAACGCACCGACACCACCGCCCTGGGCGACTATGCCGCGCGCAACATCAACAACGAGCTGCGCCGCCTGCCGGGTGTCGGCAAGCTGCAGTTCTTCTCCTCCGAAGCGGCAATGCGGGTCTGGATCGATCCGCAGAAGCTGGTGGGTTATGGCCTGTCCATCGATGACGTGAGCAGCGCCATCCGTGGGCAGAACGTCCAGGTTCCGGCGGGTGCCTTCGGCAGCGCCCCGGGTACCAGCGAACAGGAGCTGACCGCGACCCTGGCCGTCAAGGGCACCCTGGACAACCCGCAGGAATTCGGCCAGATCGTCCTGCGCTCCAATCCCGATGGCTCCACCGTCAAGCTGGCTGACGTCGCCCGCCTGGAAGTCGGCAGCGAAAGCTACAACATCTCCTCGCGCCTGAACGGCACCCCGGCAGTGGGCGGTGCGATCCAGTTGTCTCCAGGCGCCAACGCCATCCAGACCGCCACCCTGGTCAAGGAACGCCTGGCCGAACTGGCGCAGTTCCTGCCCAGCGACATGCAGTATTCCGTGCCCTACGACACCTCGCGTTTTGTCGACGTGGCCATCGAAAAGGTGATCCATACCCTGCTCGAAGCGATGGTCCTGGTGTTCCTGGTGATGTTCCTGTTCCTGCAGAACGTGCGCTACACCCTGATCCCGTCCATCGTGGTGCCGGTGTGCCTGCTGGGTACCCTGGCGGTGATGTACTTGCTGGGCTTCTCGGTGAACATGATGACGATGTTCGGCATGGTGCTGGCCATCGGCATCCTGGTGGACGACGCCATCGTGGTGGTGGAGAACGTCGAGCGGATCATGGCCGAAGAAGGCCTGTCCCCGACCGAGGCCACGATCAAGGCGATGAAACAGGTCTCCGGCGCCATCGTCGGTATCACCCTGGTGCTGTCGGCGGTGTTCATGCCGCTGGCCTTCATGAGCGGTTCGGTGGGCGTCATCTACCAGCAGTTCTCGGTATCGCTGGCCATCTCGATCCTGTTCTCCGGCTTCCTGGCCCTGACCTTCACCCCGGCCCTGTGCGCCACGCTGCTCAAGCCGGTCCCCGAAGGCCATCATGAGAAGCGCGGTTTCTTCGGTGCCTTCAACCGTGGTTTTGCCCGTGTCACCGAGCGCTACTCGCTGCTCAGTTCCGGGCTGGTCAAGCGCGCCGGTCGCTTCATGCTGGTGTACGCCGGTATCGTCGCGGTGCTCGGCTACACCTACCTGCGCCTGCCTGAGGCCTTCGTTCCCAGCGAAGACCTGGGCTACATGATCGTCGACGTGCAACTGCCTCCTGGCGCCAGCCGCATGCGGACCGATGCCACCGGCAAGGAGTTGGAGCAGTACCTCATGTCGCGCAATGCGGTGCAGGCCACGTTCCTGGTCTCCGGCTTCAGCTTCTCCGGCCAGGGCGACAACGCGGCGCTGGCATTCCCGGTTTTCAAGGATTGGTCGGAGCGCGGCAAGCAGGAGTCTGCTGCCGCGGAAGTGGCCGCTTTGAACGAGCATTTCGCCCTGCCTAGCGACGGCACCATCATGGGAGTCTCGCCACCACCGATCGATGGCCTGGGCAACTCCGGCGGTTTTGCCCTGCGCCTGATGGACCGTGGCGGCCTGGGTCGCGATGCCCTGCTGCAGGCACGGGATACGCTGCTGGGCCAGATCAACGGCAATCCCAAGTTTCTCTACGGCATGATGGAAGGCCTGGCCGAGGCCCCGCAATTGCGCCTGGTGATCGACCGTGAAAAAGCCCGGGCCCAGGGTGTCAACTTCGAAACCATCAGTTCCACCCTGTCTTCGGCCTTCGGTTCCGATGTGGTCAACGACTTCACCAACGCCGGTCGCCAGCAACGGGTGGTGATCCAGGCCGAGCAGGGGGCGCGCATGACGCCGGAAAGCGTGCTCAAGCTGTACGTGCCCAACAACAAGGGCGCCCAGGTGCCGCTCAGCGCCTTCGTGACCACAAAATGGGAAGAGGGCCCGGTACAGGTGGTGCGCTATAACGGCTATCCATCGATCCGGATCGTCGGTGACGCCGGCCCGGGCTACAGCACTGGCCAGGCCATGGCCGAGGTGGAACAACTGGCATCGCAACTGCCGGCGGGGATCGGTTACGAATGGACGGGCCTGTCCTATCAGGAGAAGGTCTCCGCGGGCCAGGCCTCGAGCCTGTTCGCCCTGGCGATCCTGGTGGTGTTCCTGCTGCTGGTAGCCCTCTACGAGAGCTGGTCGATCCCGCTGTCGGTGATGTTGATCGTACCGATCGGCGCCATTGGTGCGGTGCTGGCGGTCATGGTGATGGGCATGCCCAACGACGTGTATTTCAAGGTGGGCCTGATCACCATCATCGGCCTGTCCGCGAAGAACGCGATCCTCATCGTCGAGTTCGCCAAGGAGTTGTGGGAGAAGGGCTACAGCCTGCGTGACGCTGCCATCGAGGCTGCCCGCCTGCGCTTCCGGCCGATCATCATGACCTCCATGGCCTTCATCCTCGGCGTGGTGCCCCTGGCCATCGCCACCGGTGCCGGTGCAGCGAGCCAGCGTGCCATCGGTACCGGGGTGATCGGCGGCATGCTCAGCGCCACCTTGCTGGGCGTGCTGTTCGTGCCGATCTGCTTCGTCTGGCTGCTGTCGGTGCTGCGCACCAAGCGGCCTGTCACCGACCAACCCGCCCTGGCCCAGGAGTGA
- a CDS encoding MexC family multidrug efflux RND transporter periplasmic adaptor subunit produces the protein MVDLRAIGRLSALAVVIALAGCGPAAEQQSQAEMVLPVEVFAVKPETLALTSELPGRIEPVRVAEVRARVAGIVMKKRFEEGADVKAGDLLFQIDPAPLKAAVSRAEGDLARAQAGMKEAQARVKRYEPLVKIEAVSQQDYDKASADLHSAQAATRSAQADLETARLNLGYASVTAPISGRVGRALVTEGALVGQGDATLMARIQQLDPIYADFTQTAADALRLREALKTGSLAAGDSKALTLRVEGTPYERQGSLQFTDVAVDPGTGQITLRGKFDNADGVLLPGMYVRVKTPQGTDNQAILVPQRAVKRGSDGSSHVMVIGAEERAEARNVTTGAMQGSRWQITEGLKAGDQVIVGGLAAVQPGVKVTPKQAQETEQKQ, from the coding sequence ATGGTCGATTTGCGTGCAATTGGAAGGCTCAGTGCATTGGCAGTTGTCATTGCATTGGCAGGGTGTGGTCCCGCGGCTGAGCAGCAAAGCCAGGCGGAGATGGTGCTTCCAGTGGAGGTGTTTGCGGTCAAGCCGGAAACCCTGGCGCTGACCTCGGAGCTGCCGGGCCGGATCGAGCCGGTGCGCGTCGCCGAAGTACGGGCCCGGGTGGCGGGCATCGTGATGAAGAAGCGCTTTGAAGAGGGGGCCGACGTCAAGGCCGGTGATCTGTTGTTCCAGATCGATCCCGCCCCGCTCAAGGCGGCAGTGTCCCGCGCCGAGGGCGATCTGGCCCGGGCCCAGGCGGGGATGAAGGAAGCCCAGGCACGGGTCAAGCGTTATGAACCACTGGTGAAGATCGAGGCTGTGAGCCAGCAGGACTACGACAAGGCCAGTGCCGATTTGCACAGTGCCCAGGCGGCAACCCGTTCGGCCCAGGCCGACCTGGAAACCGCGCGCCTCAACCTGGGTTATGCCTCGGTCACGGCGCCGATTTCCGGCCGGGTAGGGCGTGCGCTGGTGACCGAAGGCGCGCTGGTGGGCCAGGGTGACGCCACCCTGATGGCACGCATCCAGCAATTGGACCCGATCTACGCCGACTTCACCCAGACCGCCGCTGATGCTCTGCGCCTGCGCGAAGCCCTGAAGACCGGCAGCCTGGCAGCGGGTGACAGCAAGGCCCTGACACTGCGTGTCGAGGGTACGCCCTACGAGCGCCAGGGTTCGCTGCAGTTCACCGACGTGGCGGTCGATCCGGGCACCGGCCAGATCACCCTGCGTGGCAAGTTCGACAACGCTGATGGGGTGCTGCTGCCGGGCATGTACGTGCGGGTCAAGACTCCGCAAGGGACCGATAATCAGGCCATCCTGGTGCCGCAGCGCGCAGTCAAGCGTGGCAGCGACGGCAGCTCCCATGTGATGGTGATTGGTGCCGAGGAGCGTGCCGAAGCTCGCAACGTGACCACCGGAGCCATGCAGGGTTCGCGCTGGCAGATCACCGAGGGCCTCAAGGCCGGGGACCAGGTCATCGTCGGTGGCCTGGCTGCCGTGCAGCCGGGCGTCAAGGTCACTCCCAAGCAGGCTCAGGAAACCGAGCAGAAACAATAA
- a CDS encoding TetR/AcrR family transcriptional regulator, protein MTLTPHDERFIKALAVAIVDHPRATLKELAEAAGMSRATLHRFCGTRDRLLEMIERHGEEVLHQIIEASCLQSADPLEALHKLIREHLAHRELLMFLVFQYRPDFLDPQDDGARWQSYVDALDAFFLGGQHQGAFRIDISAAVFTELFITLVYGMVDAERRGRAASSNTVHTLEQMFLHGACPQARIET, encoded by the coding sequence ATGACCCTGACGCCCCATGACGAACGATTCATCAAGGCGCTGGCCGTGGCCATCGTCGACCACCCACGCGCAACATTGAAGGAATTGGCTGAAGCCGCCGGCATGAGCCGGGCCACCCTGCACCGCTTCTGCGGCACGCGTGACCGTCTGCTCGAAATGATCGAGCGCCATGGCGAAGAGGTATTGCACCAGATCATTGAAGCCTCCTGCCTGCAGAGCGCAGATCCATTGGAAGCACTGCACAAACTCATCCGGGAGCATCTTGCCCATCGGGAGTTGCTGATGTTCCTGGTATTCCAGTACCGCCCGGACTTTCTCGACCCTCAGGACGATGGCGCACGCTGGCAGTCCTACGTGGATGCGCTGGATGCCTTTTTCCTGGGGGGCCAGCACCAGGGGGCATTCCGTATCGACATCAGCGCGGCGGTGTTCACCGAACTGTTCATCACTCTGGTCTATGGCATGGTCGATGCCGAACGCCGCGGGCGTGCGGCGAGTTCGAACACCGTCCATACCCTGGAACAGATGTTCCTCCACGGTGCCTGCCCCCAGGCCAGAATCGAAACCTAG
- the gcvA gene encoding transcriptional regulator GcvA, which translates to MNPVLPLLALRAFAEVGRHASIKHAAQALGVTSGAVSQQIRQLEERLGVPLFIRQHQRMELTEAGSRVHPQLLAAFEQIQNALWTLEADRARRTVTISTVPSFAASWLVPRLGRFTLRHPEIEVRVEASSALVDLQRDRVDIAIRHGLGQYPGLVAEPLLAPVLLPVAAPALLATGAPIREPADCLAWPLLQDADRADWALWLAAHGAGGDPRAERGTAFEDDYLLIRAAAAGQGLALVPQEYAREEIAAGRLVQALDKPWPARFAYYLVARPEAWRRPEVETFMDWIRQEAQASA; encoded by the coding sequence ATGAATCCAGTTCTGCCATTGCTGGCATTGCGTGCTTTTGCCGAAGTCGGCCGTCACGCCAGCATCAAGCACGCCGCCCAGGCCCTGGGTGTCACTTCGGGAGCGGTCAGCCAGCAGATCCGCCAGCTGGAAGAGCGGCTGGGTGTGCCGCTGTTCATCCGCCAGCACCAGCGCATGGAGCTGACCGAGGCGGGCAGCCGGGTCCACCCGCAATTGCTCGCGGCGTTCGAGCAGATCCAGAACGCCTTGTGGACCTTGGAAGCGGATCGCGCCCGGCGCACCGTGACCATCAGCACGGTGCCGTCCTTCGCCGCGTCCTGGCTGGTGCCGAGGCTGGGGCGCTTCACCTTGCGGCATCCGGAAATCGAGGTCCGGGTCGAGGCGTCTTCCGCGCTGGTGGACTTGCAGCGCGACCGCGTCGATATCGCCATTCGCCATGGCCTGGGCCAGTACCCGGGGCTGGTGGCGGAACCGTTGCTGGCGCCGGTGTTGCTGCCGGTCGCGGCCCCCGCGCTGCTGGCCACTGGCGCGCCCATTCGTGAGCCGGCCGATTGCCTGGCCTGGCCGTTGCTGCAAGATGCCGATCGCGCGGATTGGGCCCTGTGGCTGGCGGCCCATGGGGCGGGCGGGGACCCACGGGCCGAGCGCGGAACGGCATTCGAGGATGATTACCTGCTGATCCGTGCGGCGGCGGCTGGCCAGGGCCTGGCCCTGGTACCCCAGGAATATGCCCGCGAGGAGATCGCCGCGGGGCGCCTGGTGCAGGCCCTGGACAAGCCCTGGCCGGCGCGCTTTGCCTATTACCTGGTGGCCCGGCCAGAGGCTTGGCGACGGCCGGAGGTCGAGACGTTCATGGACTGGATTCGGCAAGAGGCCCAGGCTTCGGCTTGA
- a CDS encoding glutathione S-transferase family protein: protein MLDLYTDSSPNGFKVTIALHELDLPYRLHPVDLDAGEQHHPQFLALNPHGRIPVIHDHETGITLFESAAILLYLAERSGRLLPQDPTGRWDTIKWLQFHASSVGPILGQRVHFELFAQQQLPAAIARYRQLSQELFAVLDAHLSEHPYLAADQYSIADIAHFGWTHIARIIGFDFSQYRHLSAWHERVAQRPAVRLGVTIPAPATGP from the coding sequence ATGCTCGACCTATACACCGACAGCTCACCCAATGGCTTCAAGGTGACCATTGCCCTGCACGAACTGGATCTGCCCTACCGCCTGCACCCAGTGGACCTGGACGCCGGCGAACAGCACCATCCGCAGTTCCTCGCCCTCAACCCCCATGGCCGGATCCCGGTCATCCATGACCATGAAACCGGCATCACCCTGTTCGAGTCGGCGGCCATCCTGCTCTACCTTGCCGAGCGCAGTGGCCGCCTGTTGCCCCAGGACCCGACCGGCCGCTGGGACACCATCAAGTGGCTGCAATTCCACGCCTCCAGTGTCGGGCCGATCCTCGGCCAGCGGGTGCATTTCGAACTGTTCGCCCAGCAGCAGCTGCCAGCGGCCATCGCCCGCTACCGCCAACTGAGCCAGGAACTGTTCGCGGTGCTCGACGCGCACCTGAGCGAACACCCCTACCTGGCCGCAGACCAGTACTCGATCGCCGACATCGCCCACTTCGGCTGGACCCACATTGCCCGGATCATCGGGTTCGACTTCAGCCAGTACCGTCATCTGAGTGCCTGGCATGAACGAGTGGCCCAACGTCCCGCCGTGCGCCTGGGCGTGACCATTCCCGCGCCGGCCACCGGCCCATGA